In Oreochromis niloticus isolate F11D_XX linkage group LG18, O_niloticus_UMD_NMBU, whole genome shotgun sequence, one genomic interval encodes:
- the prkab2 gene encoding 5'-AMP-activated protein kinase subunit beta-2 yields MGNTSDRVAGDRHGAKAHRTDSGSGSKDQEPSSKMVDSTDDPNTFNTHGPESKASGEKEFTPDLDDLVKTGPQARPTVIRWAGGGKEVYIAGSFNNWNTKIPLNKSHNDFVAILDLPEGEHQYKFFVDGQWVHDPSEPVVTSQMGTINNLIHVKKSDFEVFDALQVDSLECSDTSDLSSSPPGPYGQEQYVFRPEEHFKAPPILPPHLLQVILNKDTNISCDPALLPEPNHVMLNHLYALSIKDGVMVLSATHRYKKKYVTSLLYKPI; encoded by the exons ATGGGCAACACAAGTGACAGAGTGGCCGGAGATCGACATGGCGCCAAGGCCCATCGCACAGACAGCGGCAGCGGTTCCAAAGACCAAGAACCCAGCAGCAAGATGGTGGACAGCACAGATGACCCCAACACCTTCAACACACATGGACCTGAATCGAAG GCATCAGGAGAGAAAGAATTCACCCCAGATTTGGATGATCTGGTTAAAACTGGTCCTCAGGCTCGCCCCACTGTGATCCGCTGGGCCGGAGGTGGGAAGGAGGTCTACATAGCTGGTTCTTTTAATAACTGGAACACAAAGATACCACTAAATAAAAG CCATAATGATTTTGTGGCAATTCTGGACCTGCCCGAAGGAGAGCACCAGTACAAGTTTTTTGTAGATGGACAGTGGGTGCATGATCCATCAGAG CCGGTGGTAACCAGCCAGATGGGAACTATCAACAACTTGATCCATGTGAAAAAGTCTGACTTTGAGGTGTTTGACGCCCTTCAGGTCGACTCTTTGGAGTGCTCCGACACGTCAG acctgtccagctctcctcctGGTCCGTATGGACAGGAGCAGTATGTCTTCAGACCTGAGGAGCACTTCAAAGCCCCGCCCATCCTCCCGCCTCACCTCCTTCAAGTCATTCTCAACAAGGACACCAATATATCT TGTGACCCTGCCCTGCTGCCTGAACCCAACCATGTCATGCTAAATCACCTATACGCACTTTCAATAAAG GATGGAGTAATGGTGCTGAGTGCAACTCACAGATACAAGAAGAAATATGTCACTTCTCTGCTTTACAAGCCTATTTAA
- the LOC100693924 gene encoding calcium-binding mitochondrial carrier protein SCaMC-1 gives MYQTLRTLLSNARCWDADSERSYQDLFERLDTNKDGKVDVAELREGLKAMGIFRQGAAQKIVSSGDQNKDGCLDFNEFTKYLKEHEKKLWLTFKSLDKNDDGRIDSSEIQQSLAELGIDVSREDTLKILQSMDIDGTMMVDWNEWREHFLLCPAHNLEEIIRYWKHSSVLDIGDSIAIPDEFTEEEKSTGGWWKQLVAGAVAGAVSRTGTAPLDRVKVFMQVHSSKANQISLLGGFKQMIVEGGVTSLWRGNGINVLKIAPETAIKFMAYEQYKRLLSSEGAKIETHQRFLAGSLAGATAQTAIYPMEVLKTRLTLRKTGQYAGMFDCAKKILRKEGVKAFYKGYVPNLLGILPYAGIDLAVYETLKNTWLAHYATDSANPGVLVLLGCGTISSTCGQLASYPLALVRTRMQAQASLEPSNQPSMSSLMKKIVAKDGVFGLYRGILPNFMKVIPAVSISYVVYEYMKSGLGISK, from the exons ATGTATCAGACGTTACGGACGTTACTGTCAAATGCCCGGTGCTGGGATGCCGACAGTGAGAGGTCGTACCAGGACCTGTTTGAAAGGCTCGATACCAACAAAGATGGGAAGGTGGATGTTGCTGAATTACGAGAGGGCCTCAAGGCAATGGGAATATTCCGCCAGGGTGCTGCACAG AAAATTGTGTCATCTGGTGACCAAAATAAAGACGGGTGCCTGGACTTCAACGAGTTTACCAAGTATCTGAAGGAGCATGAGAAGAAGCTGTGGCTGACGTTCAAGAGCCTGGACAAAAATGATGATG GGCGCATCGATTCCTCAGAGATCCAGCAGTCTCTTGCAGAGCTGGGCATAGATGTCAGCAGAGAGGATACCCTAAAAATCTTACAGAG TATGGATATAGATGGAACCATGATGGTTGACTGGAACGAGTGGAGGGAACACTTCCTGTTATGCCCTGCCCACAACCTGGAAGAGATCATACGCTACTGGAAACACTCCTCA GTTCTGGACATAGGTGACAGTATTGCCATCCCAGATGAATTcacagaggaagagaagagcaCAGGTGGCTGGTGGAAGCAGCTTGTTGCAGGTGCTGTGGCAGGGGCTGTTTCTCGTACCGGTACTGCCCCACTGGACCGAGTGAAAGTCTTCATGCAG GTTCATTCTTCAAAGGCCAATCAGATAAGTCTGCTAGGGGGCTTTAAGCAAATGATTGTAGAGGGAGGTGTGACTTCACTGTGGAGGGGAAatggaataaatgttttaaagattGCACCCGAGACGGCGATTAAGTTCATGGCATACGAACAA TATAAGAGGTTGTTATCATCAGAAGGAGCGAAGATTGAGACCCACCAGAGGTTTCTGGCTGGCTCTCTGGCTGGGGCCACAGCACAGACAGCAATCTACCCAATGGAG GTATTAAAGACTCGGTTGACCCTTAGGAAAACTGGCCAGTATGCAGGAATGTTTGATTGTGCCAAGAAGATCCTGAGGAAGGAGGGCGTCAAAGCTTTCTACAAGGGCTACGTACCAAACTTACTGGGCATCCTTCCCTACGCTGGAATAGACCTGGCTGTTTATGAG ACTCTAAAGAACACTTGGTTGGCACATTACGCCACTGACTCAGCCAACCCTGGAGTGCTGGTGTTGCTGGGCTGTGGGACCATCTCTAGTACCTGTGGCCAGCTGGCAAGCTATCCACTCGCACTTGTGCGCACTCGGATGCAAGCACAAG CATCTCTGGAACCATCAAACCAGCCTTCTATGAGTTCTCTGATGAAGAAGATTGTAGCCAAAGATGGTGTTTTTGGACTCTACCGGGGCATCCTGCCGAACTTCATGAAAGTCATTCCTGCAGTCAGCATTAGCTACGTCGTTTATGAGTATATGAAGAGTGGCTTAGGGATCTCCAAATga
- the LOC106098134 gene encoding receptor-type tyrosine-protein phosphatase beta, producing the protein MNVSFHYNVSTAQVQWSAGSGASSYSVRAVTKQGLSLTCNTINTDCVLTGLQCSQTYSITVTAKNQACDSQISDASLLMTEPCPPTNIQANVSCGQPTATVSWQQSDLAAGYVAYFDSQRGHDTFCVGTDTDTSCVVSGLMCGTVYSVWVKALGHQYNSSDSIVVPLTSGPCEPSNIEVIYDCGGSSANISWQPSDGAVLYITVLTASSGHTASCTTNQTSCQPKPLRCGEEYNVTVKAVGETCNSSSQMTGYLTTEPCVPTNVSIHYNLSAARVMWNTARGAASYSVQAVSDRNLTVTCNTTNTHCSLTALQCSRIYSITVMTQSLACNNTVSSAPYRLVTEPCPPTNVQASMSCRQLTSTVSWEQSDLALGYVAYLDNQNGHYTSCMSTNTSCVVSGLMCGTVYSVWVKALGQQYNSSDSSVVSLTSAPCLPRDMTVEVNCTSDNAVLVSWNGTYGTTNISLMAVVGGSLQTLCTTQQESCNMTSLSCGETYSLSINASNDQCSLSTQTLSNFTTRPCPPQGVAANLHCSSRTAVLSWEERSNVELYTASAIKASGGEEKTCDSVTSTCQFSGLDCGEMYNFTVTAHSRGCCSQPSSPVFIHTEPCPPMNISAEVLCESDEVKISWQEASGAESFLVTVSGSDGLVKTHNTTQTLLRASLPCGQHFNVTVRGQGGACNGVPSSPTFFKTAPCIPRGLVTDAECGFDVGSVSWQPTDGAESYIAVATGLDGHAHRCVSNTTSCTWSDLHCGEEYSVVVRAKSNNCTSLPSNSSIIHMDPCAPQNLSATVNCDMKVVPLSWDASNGAKMYTVSAEAGNKSVSLNTNMTTASFTGFTCGQNYSIKITPHSRHCPGNSSASVSVLTWPCKPMGVSASQDCLTSIAVVTWQPSNGSDVYTATMQTDTGVSEMCMSDTNQCSFPGLMCGHNFSVSVTASNQQCNVTSGPATSLQSVPCLPTDVSVVMDCANNTAVVSWAASQGAVKYSVMAHSAHVNNDSCQTSGLSCNLNNLTCGSLYTVQVVAMGDSCSSVPSWPLKFNSIPCPPQNVSAQVSCSSNTLTVSWDAIGDADHFLVSLAAENGESELCNTTNTVCFSSNATCGKTFTVQVTSVREHCRSVHSQTQSIQSAPCQPQGINGSVDCVTNSAWISWLDAPGADSYTVSGVAVGRNDYRANCTTSTNTTCEMKDLACGVLYNFSVSAKNSECESQPSAPISLETAPCSLSAITAVPQCHNSSILVVWDLMEASKRNTVYTATAEASDYTLLTCNNTGTSCSLQEAQCGLHYTIIVAASSDTCSSMRSPPSRVSMEPCPPTDVRVNAACEHHRAVVSWTPSPVAETYHVVAEAADGHTHTCNTSSTNCSLSELHCDEQYTVFVTAGHENCSSKASQNITLNTGPCQPTGLSVTYQCSNQSAMLTWTPSGPAKDYYGCAQAGNGDMLYCHSTNPSCVINRLDCGTVYNFSVQASDGTCNSSFSDPVQIEAVPCPPAIAEVQLFPVQEEIQVMRFSWTQITCGDTEYMLTLTGSLLGDSQALFELSSYWTNVTYFEFPLPCSSNYSATMKSRNAAGMSDTSMPVYGTTAPCPPSGVVYTGNSSFATVSWNASVFAVNYTVYDNSIMPKVQLCSTARLSCSLSNIASSDLEITASNAAGESEATNVTKMVTHARRRRDLQEQMSLNGSISAPVLDVTHTTSTVISITWSKVEGASFYSLLVIKQSRSHEHQQLTVYGESVMLTDMRPNATYCISVLAIYGDASGPESEPICVQTDSGLP; encoded by the exons ATGAATGTCAGCTTTCACTATAACGTGAGTACTGCCCAGGTGCAGTGGAGTGCAGGGAGCGGTGCCAGCTCATACTCCGTCCGAGCTGTGACAAAGCAGGGCCTCAGTTTAACCTGTAACACCATAAACACTGACTGTGTTCTGACTGGTTTACAATGCAGTCAGACCTACAGCATCACTGTGACGGCTAAAAACCAGGCCTGTGATAGTCAGATCTCTGACGCCTCCCTCCTCATGACAG AACCCTGCCCACCCACAAACATTCAAGCCAATGTGTCTTGTGGGCAACCCACTGCGACTGTGTCCTGGCAGCAGAGTGACCTCGCTGCAGGTTATGTTGCCTACTTCGACAGCCAGCGTGGACACGACACTTTCTGTGTTGGCACAGACACGGATACAAGTTGTGTCGTCTCAGGGCTGATGTGTGGCACAGTGTACAGCGTCTGGGTCAAAGCCCTGGGACATCAGTACAACAGCTCTGACAGCATAGTGGTCCCTCTTACATCAG GACCTTGTGAGCCAAGCAATATTGAAGTGATTTACGACTGTGGGGGCAGCTCTGCCAACATATCGTGGCAGCCCAGCGATGgagctgtgctctacattaCTGTGCTCACAGCTTCTTCAGGACACACCGCCAGCTGCACCACCAACCAAACCAGCTGTCAGCCGAAGCCTCTGCGGTGCGGAGAGGAATACAACGTCACTGTGAAGGCTGTTGGAGAGACTTGTAACAGCAGTTCTCAGATGACAGGATACCTCACCACAG AGCCCTGCGTTCCTACAAATGTGTCCATCCACTACAACTTGAGTGCTGCCCGGGTGATGTGGAACACAGCAAGAGGTGCTGCGTCGTACTCTGTTCAGGCTGTGAGTGACCGTAACTTGACAGTCACCTGTAACACCACCAACACACACTGCTCCCTGACTGCGCTGCAGTGCAGCCGCATCTACAGCATCACTGTGATGACACAAAGCCTGGCTTGCAACAACACTGTGAGCTCTGCACCCTACCGCCTCGTGACAG AGCCGTGTCCACCTACTAATGTTCAAGCCAGCATGTCATGCAGACAGCTTACTTCAACTGTGTCCTGGGAGCAAAGTGACCTTGCTTTGGGTTATGTTGCCTACTTGGACAACCAAAATGGCCACTACACCTCCTGTATGAGCACAAATACCTCCTGCGTGGTCTCAGGGCTGATGTGTGGTACAGTGTACAGTGTCTGGGTCAAGGCGCTAGGACAGCAGTACAACAGCTCTGACAGCTCAGTGGTCTCTCTTACATCAG CCCCATGCCTGCCCAGAGACATGACAGTGGAAGTCAACTGCACCTCTGACAATGCTGTCCTGGTGTCCTGGAACGGCACTTATGGCACAACTAACATTTCTCTGATGGCTGTCGTCGGTGGAAGTCTTCAAACTCTGTGCACGACTCAGCAGGAAAGCTGTAACATGACAAGTTTAAGCTGTGGGGAAACCTACAGTCTCAGTATCAACGCCAGCAACGACCAGTGCAGCCTCAGCACACAGACACTGTCTAACTTTACCACAC GTCCTTGCCCTCCTCAGGGAGTAGCTGCCAACCTGCATTGCAGCTCCCGTACTGCTGTCCTATCCTGGGAAGAGAGGTCTAATGTTGAACTTTACACAGCGAGCGCCATCAAGGCGTCAGGAGGGGAAGAGAAAACATGTGACTCAGTGACCTCCACCTGTCAGTTCTCTGGTCTGGACTGTGGAGAGATGTATAACTTTACTGTTACAGCCCACAGCAGAGGCTGCTGTAGCCAACCCAGCAGCCCCGTGTTCATCCACACAG aGCCGTGTCCACCTATGAATATTTCTGCTGAGGTGCTCTGTGAGTCCGATGAGGTGAAGATCTCCTGGCAAGAGGCGAGTGGTGCTGAGAGTTTCTTAGTTACAGTGAGCGGCAGCGACGGATTAGTGAAGACTCACAACACGACCCAAACGCTGCTGAGAGCCTCTTTGCCTTGTGGACAGCACTTTAATGTCACTGTTCGAGGACAGGGCGGCGCGTGTAATGGCGTCCCCAGCAGTCCCACCTTCTTCAAAACTG CTCCATGTATACCGAGGGGTTTAGTGACCGACGCAGAGTGTGGGTTTGACGTAGGCTCTGTCAGCTGGCAGCCAACTGATGGAGCTGAATCATACATTGCTGTAGCCACTGGCCTTGACGGCCACGCTCACCGCTGCGTAAGCAATACCACCTCCTGCACCTGGAGCGACCTGCACTGTGGGGAGGAGTACAGTGTTGTAGTGAGAGCAAAGAGCAACAACTGCACCAGTCTGCCGAGCAACAGCTCAATCATCCACATGG ACCCCTGTGCTCCCCAGAATTTGTCTGCCACTGTGAACTGTGATATGAAAGTGGTGCCTCTGAGCTGGGATGCCAGCAATGGGGCAAAGATGTACACGGTTTCCGCTGAGGCGGGAAACAAGTCAGTCAGTCTCAACACTAACATGACCACAGCCAGCTTCACTGGATTTACCTGCGGACAAAACTACAGCATCAAAATCACACCTCACAGTCGGCACTGTCCTGGAAACTCGAGCGCTTCAGTCTCTGTGCTGACCT GGCCATGCAAACCCATGGGAGTCTCTGCCAGCCAGGACTGTCTTACTAGTATTGCTGTGGTAACCTGGCAACCTAGTAATGGGTCAGATGTCTACACGGCCACCATGCAAACTGACACCGGCGTGTCAGAAATGTGCATGTCAGACACTAATCAGTGCAGCTTCCCTGGCCTGATGTGTGGACACAACTTCTCTGTGTCAGTCACAGCTTCCAACCAGCAGTGTAACGTCACCTCCGGTCCAGCCACAAGTCTGCAATCAG TACCTTGTCTTCCCACTGACGTCTCAGTGGTGATGGATTGTGCCAACAACACTGCTGTTGTGTCCTGGGCTGCCAGTCAGGGTGCTGTAAAGTACTCAGTCATGGCCCACAGTGCCCATGTTAATAATGACAGCTGTCAGACATCTGGCCTTAGCTGTAACCTCAACAACCTCACCTGTGGCAGCCTCTACACCGTTCAAGTTGTAGCTATGGGTGACAGCTGCTCTAGCGTCCCCAGCTGGCCTCTGAAATTCAACTcaa TCCCCTGCCCGCCTCAGAACGTGAGCGCCCAGGTCAGCTGTTCGTCAAACACTCTGACAGTTTCTTGGGACGCCATCGGAGATGCTGACCACTTCTTGGTTTCGCTAGCTGCTGAGAATGGCGAAAGCGAGTTATGCAACACCACAAACACTGTATGTTTCAGCAGCAATGCAACATGTGGAAAAACCTTCACTGTCCAGGTGACCTCTGTCAGAGAACACTGTCGCAGCGTGCACAGTCAGACCCAGAGCATCCAGTCAG CTCCCTGTCAGCCCCAGGGGATCAATGGCAGCGTCGACTGTGTGACCAACTCTGCCTGGATATCGTGGCTTGATGCTCCCGGGGCGGACAGCTACACTGTGTCGGGTGTAGCTGTAGGTCGAAATGACTACAGAGCAAACTGCACCACCTCCACCAACACGACGTGTGAGATGAAAGACCTGGCTTGTGGTGTGCTTTACAACTTCAGCGTATCGGCCAAAAACAGCGAGTGTGAGAGTCAACCCAGTGCCCCCATCAGTTTGGAAACAG CCCCCTGCTCCCTCTCTGCTATCACTGCTGTCCCCCAGTGTCACAACTCCTCCATCCTTGTTGTGTGGGATCTCATGGAGGCTAGCAAGAGAAACACTGTGTACACTGCTACAGCAGAAGCCAGTGATTACACGTTGTTGACCTGCAATAACACCGGCACCAGCTGCTCCCTCCAGGAAGCACAGTGTGGCCTTCATTACACCATCATCGTAGCTGCTTCATCGGACACCTGCAGCAGTATGAGAAGTCCTCCCTCCAGAGTTAGCATGG AGCCCTGTCCACCCACAGACGTGAGGGTGAACGCTgcctgtgagcatcacagggcgGTGGTGTCCTGGACTCCATCTCCGGTTGCTGAAACCTACCACGTTGTCGCTGAGGCTGCAGATGGACACACCCATACCTGCAACACTAGCTCCACAAACTGCAGCTTATCAGAGCTCCACTGTGATGAGCAGTACACCGTCTTTGTGACAGCTGGCCATGAGAACTGCTCCAGCAAAGCCAGCCAGAATATAACACTGAACACAG GTCCTTGCCAGCCAACTGGACTCTCAGTTACGTACCAGTGTAGCAATCAGTCCGCGATGCTGACATGGACTCCCAGTGGACCAGCTAAAGACTACTACGGCTGTGCTCAGGCTGGAAATGGAGACATGCTTTACTGTCACAGCACAAACCCCAGCTGTGTTATCAACCGCCTCGACTGTGGAACTGTTTACAATTTCTCTGTCCAGGCCTCAGACGGGACATGCAACAGCTCCTTCAGTGATCCCGTGCAGATTGAAGCAG TTCCCTGTCCTCCTGCTATTGCTGAGGTGCAGCTGTTCCCAGTGCAGGAGGAGATCCAGGTGATGCGTTTCAGCTGGACACAGATTACCTGTGGCGACACCGAGTACATGCTGACTTTGACAGGAAGTCTGCTGGGAGACAGCCAGGCCCTGTTCGAGCTTTCTTCCTATTGGACAAATGTGACATACTTTGAGTTTCCTCTCCCCTGCAGTTCAAATTACAGCGCCACGATGAAGAGTAGGAACGCTGCAGGCATGAGCGACACATCCATGCCTGTTTATGGAACAACAG CTCCTTGTCCACCATCAGGTGTGGTGTACACCGGAAACAGCTCCTTCGCCACAGTTTCGTGGAACGCCTCAGTGTTTGCCGTCAACTACACGGTGTATGACAACAGCATAATGCCAAAGGTCCAGCTGTGCAGCACTGCACGGCTGTCCTGCTCTCTGTCCAACATCGCTTCCAGTGATCTGGAGATCACCGCCAGCAACGCCGCTGGAGAAAGCGAAGCaacaaatgtcacaaaaa TGGTGACGCACGCACGCAGGAGAAGAGATCTCCAAGAACAGATGTCACTGAATG GAAGCATCTCAGCTCCCGTGTTggatgtcacacacacaacatcaACAGTCATTTCCATCACGTGGTCTAAGGTGGAGGGTGCGTCCTTTTACAGCCTGCTGGTTATAAAGCAAAGCAGGTCCCACGAGCACCAGCAGCTGACGGTGTACGGGGAGAGCGTCATGCTCACTGATATGAGACCAAACGCCACCTACTGCATCTCTGTGCTGGCCATTTACGGAGACGCTAGTGGGCCAGAGTCTGAGCCCATATGTGTGCAGACAGACAGCGGGCTTCCATAG
- the prpf38b gene encoding pre-mRNA-splicing factor 38B, whose amino-acid sequence MATVGNQLPAQAVSKPTSGKHGNVLPLWGNEKTMNLNPMILTNVLSSPYFKVQLYELKTYHEVVDEIYFKVTHIEPWEKGSRKTAGQTGMCGGVRGVGTGGIVSTAFCLLYKLFTLKLTRKQLMGLITHTDSPYIRALGFMYIRYTQPPTDLFEWYDGFLDDEEELDVKAGGGCVMTIGEMLRSFLTKLEWFSTLFPRIPVPVQKVIDQQIKARPRKVPQKETQEDEDGFAESGRQGERRRSRTPRRTPSPRRSPKRSRSRSHHRERERHGPSFDRELERERDRQRKEREGRDRDRERGDRGDRERRRSRSADRNRERKRSHSGSRDRRSERKEKERDGGDDRSKRKDRDHHKDRGTERERSRDKKSRGETDDRRHKDDRERHRDERKAKRSSRSRSRERRHKSGAEEKSRKRERSHSRERDRERDGEQRSHKRSRSKERSHHQRESSNDHSRHRRSPSIE is encoded by the exons ATGGCTACCGTCGGAAACCAGCTACCAGCGCAGGCCGTTAGCAAGCCTACATCTGGAAAACATGGGAACGTACTGCCCCTGTGGGGCAACGAAAAGACTATGAACCTTAACCCAATGATTCTTACCAACGTGCTGTCCTCGCCGTATTTCAAAGTACAGCTTTATGAACTAAAGACCTACCATGAAGTTGTGGACGAAATCTATTTCAAG GTGACTCACATTGAGCCCTGGGAAAAAGGAAGCAGAAAGACTGCAGGCCAGACTGGAATGTGCGGAGGG GTACGCGGAGTAGGCACGGGTGGGATTGTTTCTACTGCTTTCTGTCTTCTATACAAACTGTTTACTCTCAAGCTGACTCGCAAACAGCTCATGGGCCTgattacacacacagactctccGTACATCAGAGCCCTTGGTTTCATGTATATAAG ATACACTCAGCCCCCAACAGATTTGTTTGAATGGTATGACGGCTTCCTGGATGATGAGGAG GAGCTTGATGTAAAAGCAGGAGGTGGTTGTGTGATGACCATTGGAGAGATGCTGCGCTCCTTCCTGACCAAACTGGAGTGGTTTTCCACACTCTTCCCCCGTATCCCAGTGCCTGTGCAAAAAGTTATTGACCAGCAAATAAAGGCAAGGCCACGGAAGGTACCTCAGAAGGAGACGCAAGAGGACGAGGACGGATTTGCAGAGTCGGGAAGGCAAGGGGAACGCCGGCGCTCCAG GACACCCAGGCGGACACCGAGCCCCCGTAGGTCGCCCAAACGGTCAAGGAGCAGGAGCCACCATCGCGAGAGAGAGCGCCACGGGCCCAGCTTTGATCGAGAGCTGGAGAGAGAGCGTGACCGGCAGAGGAAGGAGAGGGAAGGCAGGGACCGAGACAGGGAGAGGGGGGACCGAGGGGACAGGGAAAGGCGACGCTCCCGTAGCGCGGACAGAAACAGAGAGCGCAAGAGAAGTCACAGCGGTAGCCGGGACCGTAGGAGCGAGCGCAAGGAGAAGGAAAGGGACGGCGGAGATGACAGGAGCAAGAGGAAGGACAGGGATCACCATAAAGACAGAGGCACTGAGAGGGAGAGGTCCAGGGATAAGAAGAGCAGGGGAGAGACTGATGACCGCAGGCACAAGGACGATAGGGAAAGACACAGGGATGAGAGGAAGGCCAAAAGGTCCAGCCGGAGTcgaagcagagagaggagacaCAAAAGTGGGGCAGAGGagaagagcaggaaaagggagcGCAGCCACAGCAGGGAGAGGGACAGGGAGAGAGATGGAGAACAGCGCTCTCACAAACGTAGTCGCAGCAAAGAGAGGAGCCACCATCAGCGAGAGTCCAGCAATGACCATAGTAGACATAGAAGGAGTCCGAGCATCGAGTAA
- the LOC100693659 gene encoding protein FAM102B, protein MSFILMKKKRFKFKVDFDLEELSSVPIVNGVLFCKVRLLDGGFAEESSREPVQANCVRWKKKFSFMCKMSANAGTGVLDPCVCRVSVRKELKGGKTYAKLGFADLNLSEFAGSGSTVRRCLLEGYDTKNTRQDNSILKVVITTQLMSGDPCFKTPPSTAMTLGIPQANAECLLEGRKGGDMHISHSVSGTPGKSVSVPEELVTFGHSRTPSYASQLSKISGYSSNNSSLTDLSHRRSGSGGSASTGIGSILEHSDQQVEKGEKENKTTPPVSATYHHTFDSPAIHLKAQRHPVKQNSVENQLKRVDATRVDADDIIEKILQSQDFSHGFLDSSAEEEGLSLFVGPGGSTALGSQHMRVAIGAFEQVVIKR, encoded by the exons ATGTCGTTTATTCTTATGaagaaaaagagatttaaatttAAGGTGGACTTCGACTTAGAGGAATTGTCGTCGGTTCCCATTGTCAACggagttttattttgtaaagtcAGGCTACTGGATGGAGGTTTTGCTGAAGAGTCCTCCCG GGAGCCCGTCCAAGCCAACTGTGTGCGCTGGAAGAAGAAATTCTCTTTCATGTGTAAGATGAGTGCCAACGCTGGGACGGGTGTGTTAGACCCCTGTGTGTGCCGTGTGTCGGTGCGCAAG gAATTGAAGGGTGGAAAAACATATGCAAAG CTGGGCTTTGCTGACTTGAACCTGTCTGAGTTTGCTGGGTCTGGCAGCACAGTACGACGCTGTCTCCTGGAGGGATATGACACAAAGAACACCAGACAGGATAACTCAATTCTCAAG GTTGTCATCACCACACAGCTTATGTCTGGAGATCCCTGTTTTAAAAC TCCCCCATCTACAGCCATGActctggggatcccacaggcaaatgcaGAGTGTCTACTTGAGGGGAGGAAAGGAGGAGACATGCACATATCACACTCAGTCTCTG GGACTCCAGGAAAGTCTGTATCAGTGCCAGAGGAGCTGGTAACGTTTGGTCACTCTCGAACACCCAGCTATGCAAGTCAGCTGTCAAAAATTTCAG GTTACAGCTCAAACAACTCCAGTTTAACAGATCTGAGCCATCGGCGGAGCGGGTCAGGAGGTTCTGCCTCTACAGGCATCGGCAGCATCCTTGAACACAGTGATCAGCAGGTGGAGAAAGGAGAGAAGGAGAATAAGACTACTCCTCCAGTCTCTGCAACTTATCATCATACATTTGATAGCCCTGCAATACATTTAAAGGCTCAAAG ACACCCAGTCAAGCAGAACTCTGTGGAGAATCAGCTGAAAAGAGTCGATGCGACCAGAGTGGATGCAGATGATATAATTGAGAAAATCCTCCAGAGCCAGGATTTCAGTCATGGATTCTTGGACTCCAGTGCAGAGG AGGAGGGGCTCAGCTTGTTTGTTGGTCCTGGAGGAAGTACAGCTTTGGGAAGCCAGCACATGAG GGTCGCAATTGGAGCCTTTGAGCAGGTGGTCATCAAGCGCTAG